The following are from one region of the Symmachiella macrocystis genome:
- a CDS encoding DUF1549 domain-containing protein, protein MSLIAVAWLASALDAAEVAAPDFRNDVIPLLTKLNCNSGGCHGKSTGQGGLKISLFGFHPESDHAALVQEGRSRRILPAAPERSLLLRKATSQIPHGGGRRLTADSDEYRVLYRWIAMGGIGPRENSPVLEKLTISPDREVLAPETQQQLTVIAHFSDGTQRDVTRRAVFESNDAEIADVDANGLITTQSGGGLFAVMVRFGDKIAAFEGTIPFDYASTSGAAPTRPEGELSRIDQQLWRQWERLGIEPSPPATDAELIRRATVDICGTLPTAAEVQAYLADERPDKQALLIDRLLDRPEYAGYFAQKWAAILKNRGGGYATSKQRAGTALFSAWIRDSIAANKPYDRFVAEILTATGSQQENPPTIWYRSIRTPQEYVESIAQAFLGVRIQCAQCHHHPAEQWSQTDYYGLAAVFARIGRKQGFADSEVPTNEIIYVKREGTVRHPRTDAVIEPRALGGPVFANSRFDDPRRGFTAWMTSANNPFFARTMANRMWGHFLGRGIIHPIDDARSTNPPSNPELLDALAAGFVESGYDVKQLIRTITASQAYRHSSTPLSGNRGDKQNFARFYPKRLTAEVLLDGMSQVLDVPTVFVGTPGKFPLGTRAIDLPDENVPLNFLDVFGRPGRTSACECERSDEPALAQALEIVNSTEIQRKLTDETGYAAQLATSDASHRDNVQEIFLRSFARPPRAEELVAAVDFLETSEDRAEAYRTLLWSLLATGEFMFNH, encoded by the coding sequence ATGTCGCTGATTGCGGTCGCATGGCTTGCGTCCGCTTTGGATGCCGCTGAAGTGGCAGCGCCCGATTTTCGAAACGACGTGATTCCGTTGCTGACAAAATTGAATTGCAATAGCGGCGGTTGTCATGGGAAGTCGACGGGGCAGGGAGGGTTGAAGATTTCGCTTTTCGGATTTCATCCCGAAAGTGATCATGCAGCCTTAGTCCAAGAGGGGAGAAGTCGTCGCATACTACCGGCGGCACCGGAGCGAAGTCTCTTGTTGCGCAAAGCGACCAGTCAGATTCCGCACGGTGGGGGGCGGCGACTGACGGCGGACTCAGACGAGTACCGCGTCTTGTATCGCTGGATCGCCATGGGCGGTATCGGGCCGCGCGAGAATAGTCCCGTGTTGGAAAAGTTGACGATCTCACCCGACCGCGAAGTGCTAGCACCTGAGACGCAGCAACAATTGACGGTCATAGCGCATTTCTCCGATGGCACTCAGCGCGATGTGACACGCCGGGCGGTTTTTGAGTCCAACGATGCGGAAATTGCTGATGTTGACGCGAATGGACTGATTACGACGCAATCGGGCGGCGGGTTGTTTGCGGTGATGGTTCGCTTCGGCGACAAAATTGCCGCCTTCGAGGGGACGATTCCGTTTGATTATGCGTCGACTAGTGGAGCGGCGCCCACTCGTCCCGAAGGGGAACTGTCGAGGATCGATCAGCAACTATGGCGGCAATGGGAACGTTTAGGCATCGAGCCTTCCCCACCGGCGACCGATGCGGAGTTGATTCGCCGGGCGACAGTTGATATTTGCGGCACGTTGCCGACGGCTGCGGAAGTTCAAGCCTATCTCGCTGACGAACGGCCGGACAAACAGGCGCTGCTGATCGATCGGTTGTTGGATCGCCCGGAGTACGCCGGGTATTTTGCGCAGAAATGGGCCGCGATCTTGAAAAATCGTGGCGGCGGATATGCCACGAGTAAGCAACGGGCGGGGACGGCGCTATTCTCGGCTTGGATTCGTGACTCGATCGCTGCCAACAAGCCGTATGACCGGTTTGTGGCGGAAATTCTCACGGCGACCGGCAGCCAACAGGAGAATCCTCCCACGATTTGGTACCGCTCGATCCGCACGCCGCAGGAATATGTCGAGTCGATCGCTCAAGCGTTTTTGGGGGTCCGCATCCAATGTGCGCAATGCCACCATCATCCCGCCGAGCAGTGGAGCCAAACAGACTATTACGGTTTGGCCGCGGTCTTTGCGCGGATCGGTCGCAAGCAGGGCTTTGCTGACTCGGAAGTTCCGACCAACGAAATTATTTATGTGAAGCGCGAAGGAACGGTGCGGCATCCGCGAACCGATGCTGTGATCGAGCCCCGCGCCTTGGGGGGGCCGGTCTTCGCGAATTCCCGGTTCGACGATCCTCGGCGCGGTTTTACTGCCTGGATGACTTCGGCGAACAACCCGTTTTTTGCTCGCACCATGGCCAATCGCATGTGGGGGCATTTTCTGGGGCGAGGGATTATTCATCCGATCGACGATGCCCGCAGTACCAATCCGCCCAGCAATCCTGAACTCCTCGATGCATTGGCGGCCGGGTTTGTTGAAAGTGGATACGACGTCAAACAATTGATCCGCACGATCACAGCCTCCCAAGCGTACCGGCATAGTTCGACGCCGCTGTCGGGGAATCGCGGGGACAAACAAAACTTTGCGCGGTTTTATCCCAAACGTTTGACTGCGGAAGTCTTACTAGATGGGATGAGTCAGGTGCTCGACGTACCGACGGTTTTTGTGGGAACGCCCGGCAAGTTCCCACTCGGAACACGGGCCATCGATTTACCGGACGAAAACGTGCCGCTGAATTTCTTGGACGTCTTCGGTCGTCCGGGGCGGACTTCGGCGTGTGAATGTGAGCGTTCCGACGAACCGGCGTTGGCACAAGCCTTGGAAATTGTGAATTCAACCGAAATTCAACGAAAGCTAACGGACGAAACAGGTTATGCCGCTCAATTGGCTACGAGCGACGCATCTCATCGCGACAACGTCCAGGAGATCTTTCTCCGCTCCTTTGCCCGTCCACCGCGCGCTGAAGAGTTAGTTGCCGCGGTGGATTTTCTAGAGACCTCGGAGGATCGTGCGGAAGCGTATCGAACGCTGTTGTGGTCGCTGTTGGCAACGGGCGAGTTTATGTTCAATCATTAA
- a CDS encoding type II secretion system F family protein, with amino-acid sequence MVTTFFSTTEPAVVPPNTSLVLGGVLCGVAVAWLAYQICTLIYRPYRMAAESWEFEENRRIQLRTASRTYRWLEPLVEEIKGSSLLGWLGGTARVENALRLRGTTVPWTAEEYLAVRALESVGVGVGALFLVSNFAGMFVTGFIAVFATFCYLRIGVQKLSGTATMRMARFKQRLPFSVDLLALMMQAGGGFRESLRTVVNESDGHPVGEEFAGVLRSLARGQSMRASLEEFQNRLGDGDVDELVFAVVKAEELGTPLSKIFLTMADQIRLKRSQWAEVAAGKAQTMITFPGLVVMLACLLIVVAPFVIDAIENSPF; translated from the coding sequence ATGGTCACTACTTTTTTTAGTACAACGGAACCGGCTGTGGTGCCGCCGAATACGTCGCTCGTTTTGGGCGGTGTGTTGTGTGGGGTCGCGGTCGCGTGGTTGGCCTATCAGATTTGTACGTTGATTTATCGCCCGTATCGCATGGCAGCTGAGTCGTGGGAGTTTGAGGAAAATCGCCGCATCCAACTCCGTACGGCCAGCCGCACGTATCGTTGGTTGGAACCGCTCGTTGAAGAAATCAAAGGCTCGTCCCTGTTGGGCTGGCTGGGCGGGACGGCGCGGGTTGAGAACGCGTTGCGATTGCGGGGGACAACGGTTCCGTGGACGGCTGAGGAATATTTGGCTGTTCGGGCTCTGGAGTCCGTCGGCGTGGGAGTCGGTGCGTTGTTCCTGGTGAGCAATTTTGCCGGAATGTTCGTCACAGGCTTTATCGCCGTCTTCGCAACCTTTTGCTATCTGCGGATTGGTGTCCAAAAATTGTCAGGCACCGCCACGATGCGGATGGCGCGGTTCAAACAACGTCTACCATTTTCCGTCGACTTATTGGCCTTGATGATGCAAGCCGGTGGCGGGTTTCGCGAGAGTTTGCGAACCGTGGTCAATGAGAGCGATGGCCACCCGGTCGGAGAGGAATTCGCCGGTGTGCTCCGTAGCCTGGCACGGGGACAATCGATGCGAGCCTCACTTGAGGAGTTCCAAAATCGGTTGGGCGATGGGGATGTCGACGAATTGGTCTTCGCGGTTGTAAAAGCTGAAGAACTGGGGACACCGCTGAGCAAGATCTTTTTGACGATGGCCGATCAAATCCGCTTGAAGCGATCACAATGGGCCGAAGTTGCAGCCGGTAAGGCGCAAACCATGATTACCTTTCCGGGGCTGGTTGTCATGTTGGCTTGCCTGTTGATTGTGGTGGCCCCGTTCGTCATCGATGCCATTGAAAATTCGCCCTTCTAA
- a CDS encoding type II secretion system F family protein, giving the protein MTTTDMTLVLGSASLFAAVAWGVARAGAVWDSIAGAQWSQQTEMFRRLGLQTSRLRLGLRLWGASMIGSVFFLWAVCGMFPVALMTGVMVYFAPRYILHYLVERRRTLIRDQMVSATMGLANAVKAGLSLPQGLTSICEEVPEPLVSELRRIEFEYHRGRPLRDAIEEVRQRLDIDAFTLFALAIEVSLDRGGNVGEALNRISVSLQENQRIERKLEADTASGRQIVQILAVFPLFFIGFFYFVDPHAGALLFGTLAGQLVVCVVAILVYLGVAWANRIMRCDV; this is encoded by the coding sequence ATGACCACAACTGATATGACGCTGGTGCTCGGATCGGCCTCGCTGTTCGCCGCTGTGGCCTGGGGTGTTGCCCGGGCGGGAGCGGTTTGGGATAGCATTGCCGGGGCGCAATGGTCGCAACAAACGGAGATGTTTCGGCGTCTTGGTTTGCAAACGAGCCGACTGCGGCTTGGGTTGCGGTTGTGGGGGGCGTCGATGATCGGGTCGGTGTTTTTCTTGTGGGCGGTGTGCGGGATGTTTCCCGTGGCCTTGATGACCGGCGTGATGGTTTATTTCGCGCCACGATACATCTTGCACTACCTTGTCGAACGCCGCCGGACACTGATTCGGGACCAAATGGTTTCTGCCACCATGGGGCTGGCCAACGCGGTCAAAGCCGGATTGTCGTTGCCGCAAGGATTGACTTCGATTTGTGAAGAAGTTCCCGAGCCGTTGGTTTCGGAATTGCGGCGGATTGAATTTGAATATCACCGCGGCCGCCCGCTGCGGGATGCCATCGAGGAAGTTCGCCAACGTCTCGATATTGACGCATTTACATTGTTCGCCCTAGCTATCGAAGTTTCGTTGGACCGCGGCGGAAATGTTGGTGAAGCCTTGAATCGCATCAGTGTTAGTTTGCAGGAAAATCAACGCATCGAACGCAAGTTGGAAGCCGACACGGCCAGTGGACGACAGATCGTGCAAATCCTCGCCGTGTTCCCGCTGTTTTTTATCGGTTTCTTCTACTTTGTTGATCCCCATGCCGGTGCATTGTTGTTCGGGACATTGGCGGGGCAATTGGTGGTGTGTGTGGTGGCCATACTCGTCTATCTGGGAGTGGCCTGGGCCAATCGGATTATGCGATGCGATGTCTAG
- a CDS encoding ATPase, T2SS/T4P/T4SS family → MKIWYNNALESERFITDVVGNRVRIGRGVGNDIVLKSPYVAEEAAVLSRRGDRWELIALGLNGCEVNDSPLWQGDRIALDGSEKIKLFPFTLTLEPEKNKVSTPEERHRAGDVQTSELIRDMHVQLLSHMDLGDADDPRNNSDEYLMSLERNIDEIARLNGITAPDKVELVTHIAGQAVRNLLIERLIDQCKKEDMANPLCESHDWARLVSAVPDRERELDQVIDRTFRDLELDAVTDISEQMALVESKFWTAWDGLSGDVFEEFRLYTALRHLKKQIKDIVFGYGPLEDLLRTPTVSEIMVVSRDQIYVEKNGVVENSGRRFISDEVTLTIIERIVGKVGRRIDKSQPLVDARLLDGSRVNAVIPPLAVSGPCLTIRKFPASRLMIDDLIAMGAMSDTVAAFLRAAVIARKNILISGGTGTGKTTLLNCLSDFIPDKERIVTIEDTAELQLNKEHVVRLETKKANTEGTGAYTIHDLVKNSLRMRPERIVVGECRGAEALDMLQAMNTGHDGSLTTIHANNAADVVLRLEIMVQSAVALPVDSIHRQISSAIDVVVQLNRAKDGRRRISQVTEIDGIDEVHGGVRTKDIFALEKMGKTMELMPTGRLPSFMDELIDGNLIELDGFYR, encoded by the coding sequence ATGAAAATTTGGTACAACAACGCTCTGGAATCCGAACGATTCATTACCGACGTGGTCGGGAATCGTGTCCGCATTGGACGCGGTGTCGGGAATGATATTGTTCTGAAAAGCCCCTACGTCGCCGAGGAAGCCGCTGTGCTTTCGCGACGAGGCGACCGGTGGGAACTGATCGCCTTGGGATTGAATGGCTGTGAAGTCAACGATTCGCCTTTGTGGCAGGGCGACCGGATCGCGCTTGACGGTTCGGAAAAGATCAAACTGTTTCCGTTCACGCTCACGTTGGAGCCGGAAAAAAACAAAGTCAGTACCCCGGAAGAACGGCACCGTGCCGGCGATGTTCAGACGTCGGAATTGATCCGCGACATGCATGTTCAATTGCTGTCGCACATGGATTTGGGCGATGCGGATGACCCACGGAATAACAGCGACGAATACCTGATGTCGTTGGAACGGAACATTGACGAAATTGCACGGCTCAACGGAATCACCGCTCCCGACAAAGTCGAGTTGGTCACACACATTGCCGGACAAGCCGTCCGTAATCTGTTGATCGAGCGTTTGATTGATCAGTGTAAAAAAGAAGATATGGCCAATCCGCTGTGTGAGTCGCACGACTGGGCACGTTTGGTTTCCGCCGTTCCGGACCGGGAACGCGAGTTGGATCAAGTGATCGATCGCACGTTTCGCGATTTGGAACTGGATGCAGTGACCGACATCAGTGAGCAAATGGCCCTGGTGGAGTCGAAGTTTTGGACTGCCTGGGATGGGCTGAGCGGAGACGTGTTTGAGGAGTTCCGACTCTATACGGCACTGCGGCACCTGAAAAAGCAAATCAAAGACATTGTCTTCGGCTACGGACCCTTGGAAGACCTGTTGCGGACGCCGACGGTCAGCGAAATCATGGTGGTCAGCCGGGATCAGATCTATGTCGAAAAAAACGGCGTGGTGGAAAACTCGGGGCGGCGTTTTATCTCCGATGAAGTCACGCTAACGATTATCGAACGGATCGTGGGAAAAGTTGGGCGGCGGATCGATAAGTCGCAACCGTTGGTCGACGCGCGTTTGTTGGACGGCAGCCGGGTGAATGCGGTGATTCCGCCACTGGCAGTCAGTGGACCGTGCCTGACGATTCGGAAGTTTCCCGCATCGCGGTTGATGATCGATGACCTGATTGCCATGGGGGCCATGAGCGACACAGTGGCGGCGTTCCTGCGGGCGGCCGTTATTGCACGCAAAAATATTTTAATCTCCGGGGGAACGGGTACGGGAAAAACCACCTTGCTCAACTGTCTCAGCGACTTCATTCCTGACAAGGAACGGATCGTCACGATCGAAGACACCGCCGAGTTACAACTCAACAAAGAACATGTCGTGCGGTTGGAAACGAAGAAGGCCAACACCGAGGGAACCGGAGCCTATACGATTCACGATTTAGTCAAAAACTCGTTACGGATGCGGCCGGAGCGGATTGTTGTGGGGGAATGCCGTGGGGCGGAAGCGTTGGACATGTTACAGGCGATGAACACGGGCCACGATGGTTCACTGACCACGATTCACGCCAATAACGCTGCCGACGTGGTGTTGCGATTAGAAATCATGGTGCAATCAGCGGTGGCTTTGCCGGTGGATTCGATTCATCGCCAGATTTCTTCGGCAATCGACGTGGTGGTCCAACTCAATCGGGCCAAGGATGGACGCCGCCGTATTTCGCAAGTCACTGAAATTGACGGTATCGACGAAGTTCACGGCGGAGTGCGGACCAAGGATATATTTGCTCTCGAAAAAATGGGGAAGACGATGGAGCTGATGCCGACCGGGCGACTGCCGAGTTTCATGGACGAATTGATTGACGGAAATCTGATCGAACTCGATGGCTTTTACCGCTAA
- a CDS encoding FlxA-like family protein produces MKNNHKQKLATSRRRGAAPIELVLCLPFLVGALAVIFTLASAGLTKSQSAVSARHNAWRERNNEWQDSPTYTQTNSSVAGTGALGVILALGPGYATNAGLLEGNDSRSVAVAHPGYESQNLTTDANHFVLGGAWDHRRVPSTDRGRLVPSNLFTSLPFDGMPDMSGFADLLSADLIANVGSLLDGSDVLDALTQGKADAVKKIVELKEKIEDLKKQIEELKDADPPDWGQIQALQQQIQELYNQISEIQDAMGELDNFGNQLPI; encoded by the coding sequence ATGAAAAACAACCATAAACAAAAACTCGCCACATCGCGCCGTCGTGGGGCGGCTCCGATTGAATTGGTCCTGTGCCTTCCCTTTTTGGTGGGGGCGTTGGCTGTGATCTTCACGTTGGCTAGCGCGGGGCTGACCAAGTCGCAAAGCGCCGTCAGCGCGCGGCATAATGCGTGGCGGGAACGAAATAATGAATGGCAAGACTCGCCGACCTACACCCAAACCAACAGCAGCGTGGCTGGGACGGGGGCTTTGGGTGTGATCCTGGCGCTGGGGCCGGGGTATGCAACCAATGCGGGTCTGTTGGAAGGGAACGACAGTCGATCGGTGGCCGTGGCACATCCGGGGTACGAATCCCAAAATCTGACGACCGACGCCAATCATTTTGTTTTGGGGGGAGCGTGGGATCACCGGCGCGTGCCGAGCACCGATCGGGGCCGGTTGGTTCCGTCGAACCTGTTCACCTCGTTGCCGTTTGATGGGATGCCCGATATGTCCGGTTTTGCCGACTTGTTGAGTGCTGATCTGATTGCCAACGTCGGTTCACTGCTGGATGGGAGCGATGTCCTGGATGCGCTCACACAAGGGAAAGCGGATGCGGTGAAGAAGATTGTGGAACTGAAGGAAAAAATCGAAGACCTCAAAAAGCAAATCGAAGAATTGAAAGATGCCGATCCGCCGGACTGGGGACAGATTCAGGCTCTGCAGCAGCAAATCCAAGAGTTGTATAATCAGATCAGCGAAATTCAGGACGCGATGGGTGAACTGGATAACTTTGGCAACCAGCTACCAATCTGA
- a CDS encoding Tad domain-containing protein yields MTQPSKTSRPITALHSSEAGFISVVNVVAILLCTILMGLVVNAGNIVRHKVEVQNSADATAYTAALWHARGMNAVTMANHVMGEINAFVVLHEAIGGEDLDDTNQKEATQEEDAALEIAYNLAQSAAIAPQDEVYDTVRQEDGIEAERTLLDSKTQLKIILTVAYGGKAVAAVLEAIPYTYAVGIALDIAATAVELKVYQEYMVLKGIHLIASGLKPVSLALQKVVLPAVKGYTIVVKGGVPAVGLAAAKEVAERNDTTGFVALPNLMLPLEADPIGEDLTSDSSDEDVAKTQFVRATYPWVTFHRKPILDFMRNWLTFSGAQGFYETHTNECTIVVCKRLQTDGIMKLLMMADVKDPDKGHEDWTTDSQEADNIFTMVGFAHRERPPVISPVVYTQSQEDGMVNFAQAMFYNANPQEPLESVQDRQAALGWDTLNWQDRPVECPTDERSTEFPTIRLNWQAKLVPVTNNRMLIAQPTAMVQEPFRSVLERTVSASPMVHH; encoded by the coding sequence ATGACTCAGCCATCTAAAACATCGAGACCAATCACCGCGTTGCATTCGTCCGAAGCGGGTTTTATCTCGGTCGTGAATGTCGTCGCGATCTTGTTATGCACCATTTTGATGGGCCTGGTGGTCAATGCCGGCAATATTGTGCGGCACAAGGTTGAGGTGCAAAACTCGGCCGACGCGACCGCCTATACCGCTGCACTGTGGCATGCCCGCGGGATGAATGCGGTGACGATGGCCAATCATGTCATGGGCGAGATTAACGCATTCGTCGTGCTGCATGAGGCGATTGGTGGGGAGGATCTGGATGACACCAATCAAAAGGAAGCGACGCAGGAAGAGGATGCAGCATTGGAGATTGCCTACAACTTGGCCCAGAGTGCGGCAATTGCTCCGCAGGACGAAGTCTACGACACGGTTCGCCAAGAAGATGGAATCGAAGCCGAGCGGACGCTCTTGGATTCAAAAACCCAACTGAAAATCATTTTAACGGTGGCCTATGGGGGGAAGGCGGTTGCGGCCGTCTTAGAAGCGATTCCGTATACATACGCGGTTGGTATCGCTTTGGACATTGCCGCAACAGCGGTCGAGTTGAAGGTCTATCAAGAGTACATGGTGCTGAAGGGCATTCACTTAATCGCGTCGGGACTAAAACCGGTTTCGCTGGCACTGCAGAAAGTGGTATTGCCGGCAGTAAAGGGTTACACGATCGTCGTCAAAGGGGGAGTACCGGCCGTCGGATTAGCAGCGGCTAAAGAAGTCGCTGAACGAAACGACACGACTGGTTTTGTCGCGCTGCCGAATTTGATGCTGCCATTGGAGGCGGATCCAATTGGCGAGGATCTGACCAGTGATAGCTCGGATGAGGATGTCGCAAAAACCCAATTCGTCCGTGCGACGTACCCTTGGGTGACATTCCACCGCAAACCGATTCTCGATTTCATGCGAAACTGGCTCACGTTTTCCGGAGCGCAAGGATTCTACGAGACGCACACGAACGAGTGTACGATCGTCGTTTGCAAACGTCTGCAAACCGACGGGATTATGAAACTGTTGATGATGGCCGATGTGAAAGATCCTGACAAAGGGCACGAAGATTGGACGACCGATTCACAAGAAGCGGACAATATATTCACCATGGTCGGCTTCGCGCACCGCGAACGGCCGCCGGTCATTTCACCGGTCGTTTATACCCAATCGCAGGAGGATGGCATGGTGAACTTTGCTCAAGCCATGTTCTACAACGCCAACCCTCAGGAACCGCTGGAAAGCGTTCAAGACCGTCAAGCGGCACTGGGATGGGATACGCTGAACTGGCAAGATCGACCCGTGGAATGCCCGACTGATGAACGGAGCACGGAATTTCCGACGATCAGACTGAATTGGCAGGCAAAACTCGTCCCGGTGACAAACAATCGCATGCTGATCGCACAACCGACAGCCATGGTCCAGGAGCCGTTTCGCAGTGTGTTGGAACGGACTGTCAGCGCCTCGCCTATGGTTCATCATTAA